The Plasmodium vinckei vinckei genome assembly, chromosome: PVVCY_09 genome includes the window ATCTGTAATTTGTGATGAATTTTGTGTTGGAACAGACTGCGGTTGTGGAATTATCGTTTGTGTGTTTGTCGGTGTATCTGGTGGAAATGAGGATATAGATGGTGTATTTACTGATGGTGGATTTGAATCCGACTTTGGAATTTGTGTTGTGCTTAATGGGGTATTTCCTGTGGGAAAATCATTCCCTGAACTACCTGATCCAGATTTATCATCGCCTAATTGAGAAAAAGAACCCAATAAACTTAATTGGTTAGTTATACTACTAACCGTACCACCGATATAATTAGTAGTTGCACTATATACACCTTTTACAGTGGTCATAGTGGTGTCATAAGTATTTTTTACAGCAGTTACAGCACTATCATAAGTATCTTTTGCAATGGTCATAGCActattatatgcattacTGACTTGATTATTGACATTTTCTAAAATATTCTTTGAAGTTTCATATATATCGGGAACACTAGGGATATAATTCATTGGATTTAAACGAGTTCTCCAAAGGTTTGACAAATATCCATTGAACCCTCCTGACGATTTTGTTGCATCCTGGTCCCCTGATGCCTTTGGCCCATCATCCAATCCATCTCTTGATCCGCCTTCTTGATTCTTACCCGAAGTTGGAGTATGAATGCTTGAATCGCTTTGGAGATTCGCTTTATTTCCTGTGTCGCCACCTGTATCTGTTTGTTCACTTCCTTTAGTATTTTCTTGGCTTTGGGTACCATCTACTactttatctttatttccTGTTGTATCACCTCCATTGTCAGGTACTGATGCTGTTCCTTGTGGGGTATTTTCAAAGTCATCACTATCTTCAGCATCATCATCATCTAAAtctaaatataaatcatcGTCTTCTTCATCTAAATCTAAATCGTCATCATCTTCATCTTCATCTTCATCTCCTGTACTTTGAGATCCTTCACcgttctttcttttttcatcatcCTTTAACATTTGAATTcctaattttataattttgggAGTTGTTTTAGCTAACTTTTTATTCAGTTTTTTGCATTCTGCACTACTGAATTCATATTCAAAGTTGGTTTTATCTATcgatgaaaattttttaagatTACTACGTAAGGATTCGTCATTGTTATTGAGTTTAATAACAGCATCTATCaaatcattatatattgtttttaaatgaacCAATAAATGATGATATGGATCACACTgattaacaaaattataaagttCGTCATACATAAGATAGCATTGGGTAGCATTATGTATGTATTCGTATTGTTGTGCATTAGGATTTTCAGATATACTAATTGTTTTACAAATTTCCTTAAATAAAAGGTAAAATCCATTCATAACACCAATGTTATAACCCATAtaatactttttattatataagatgctcaaataattaaaatttccTATAGAATTACCTAAATATTTGCCAAATGCATTTTTTAGAGATAAAGTATGATcttttgatattttatataatctaTTAGACAATCCCATGATCAAAAAATCAGCACTTAGCTCATTTTCACTTTCTAGATCCACCTGATTATTTTCCATTAATTCCTTATATGCATGTCT containing:
- a CDS encoding PIR protein CIR protein is translated as MDIKSCDTFREIDNLFIDYENNEDKFNTSYGPYNNYCPVKNGGRKCETNYEKLSAITRHAYKELMENNQVDLESENELSADFLIMGLSNRLYKISKDHTLSLKNAFGKYLGNSIGNFNYLSILYNKKYYMGYNIGVMNGFYLLFKEICKTISISENPNAQQYEYIHNATQCYLMYDELYNFVNQCDPYHHLLVHLKTIYNDLIDAVIKLNNNDESLRSNLKKFSSIDKTNFEYEFSSAECKKLNKKLAKTTPKIIKLGIQMLKDDEKRKNGEGSQSTGDEDEDEDDDDLDLDEEDDDLYLDLDDDDAEDSDDFENTPQGTASVPDNGGDTTGNKDKVVDGTQSQENTKGSEQTDTGGDTGNKANLQSDSSIHTPTSGKNQEGGSRDGLDDGPKASGDQDATKSSGGFNGYLSNLWRTRLNPMNYIPSVPDIYETSKNILENVNNQVSNAYNSAMTIAKDTYDSAVTAVKNTYDTTMTTVKGVYSATTNYIGGTVSSITNQLSLLGSFSQLGDDKSGSGSSGNDFPTGNTPLSTTQIPKSDSNPPSVNTPSISSFPPDTPTNTQTIIPQPQSVPTQNSSQITDQNSAFNQVQIHDTNPGTGIPKTLTNSSTDPSTQGNGVKTGTVVKTNETPSIWCIGPNKKYDTMSIIIIFISTFIILAIMYKYISFGSAKNSKKKKSMKRVIKYGDGTRKTQIIIKSYDRNKDLKPIINSVDRKKYPLLNIYKLMQADPIPFINLFFLLIFFVYKRKLNYLEL